From one Erinaceus europaeus chromosome 4, mEriEur2.1, whole genome shotgun sequence genomic stretch:
- the LOC103117413 gene encoding butyrophilin-like protein 1, which translates to MKDFPSFSLAGFLLPFLLLQGSMQCSAVSKFSVKRPAEPIMVLLGTDATLPCQLSPEQSAAHMQIRWYRSQGSPAVLVYQNGQELGGEQMLEYRGRTELVADSIGKGAVALLIQQVRASDDGQYWCHFKDGHISSEAVVELRVVGLGFTPHVHMMGPVDSGIRVQCSSDGWFPNPRVQWKDKTGMKLSSLSESHTQDGDGLFHVEASLVVTDSSLGSVTCSIQNPRSDQEKAAAVFLPEPFFPRVSPWKAALAGTVPVLGLLLIGISYFGWREHQSKEREVKKREKESEDRDQMKKEMEDALKIKSKRREAGERRKALYEADWKKALLYPDWRKEQFQAAIVTFTHEICHQHSSDPEGRENFREDTEDMSSSNKTEDCNLIKLGQESFTSGRYYWEVDLKDSDEWTLGIYEVLPEKSGPHKKFRVLEKKGCEYRALTFCLQDISSEQHLQIDECPQKITVFLDYEDSDISFYNMNDGSHIFSFRQVCVSGSLYPYFRLKCLEFSPTAQ; encoded by the exons ATGAAGGATTTCCCTAGCTTCTCTCTAGCTGGATTTCTCctgccctttctcctccttcaggGTTCCATGCAGTGCTCAGCAG TGTCTAagttttctgtgaaaagaccagcTGAGCCCATCATGGTGTTGCTAGGGACAGATGCCACTCTACCCTGCCAACTGTCTCCTGAGCAGAGTGCAGCTCACATGCAGATCCGGTGGTACAGGTCCCAGGGCTCCCCTGCGGTGCTTGTGTACCAGAATGGCCAGGAACTAGGCGGGGAGCAAATGCTGGAGTACCGTGGAAGAACGGAATTGGTGGCAGATTCCATTGGCAAGGGGGCTGTGGCCCTGCTGATTCAACAAGTTCGTGCCTCTGATGATGGCCAGTATTGGTGTCATTTTAAGGATGGTCACATCTCATCAGAGGCTGTAGTAGAGCTGCGTGTTGTAG GTTTGGGATTTACTCCTCATGTTCACATGATGGGGCCTGTGGATAGTGGGATTCGAGTACAGTGCTCTTCAGATGGCTGGTTCCCCAACCCCAGGGTGCAGTGGAAGGACAAGACTGGCATGAAGCTATCATCCCTCTCTGAGTCTCACACCCAAGATGGAGATGGGCTTTTTCATGTGGAGGCATCTCTTGTGGTCACAGACAGCTCTCTGGGCAGTGTCACCTGCTCCATCCAGAATCCCCGCTCTGACCAGGAGAAAGCAGCTGCTGTCTTCCTTCCAG AGCCCTTCTTCCCCAGGGTGTCTCCATGGAAGGCAGCCCTGGCAGGGACAGTTCCCGTGCTGGGGCTTCTTCTCATCGGGATCAGCTACTTCGGTTGGAGAGAACAtcaaagcaaagagagagaagtaaagaaaagggagaaagaatctGAGGACAGAGATCagatgaagaaagaaatggaagatgcacttaaaataaaaagtaagcggagggaggcgggcg AACGACGAAAAGCATTATATGAAGCAG ATTGGAAGAAAGCTCTGTTATATCCTG ATTGGAGGAAGGAACAATTCCAGGCTG ccATTGTGACATTCACTCATGAAATCTGTCACCAGCACAGTTCTGACccagaaggaagagagaatttCAGAGAGGACACAGAAGACATGTCTTCTAGCAATAAGACAGAAGACTGCAACCTTATCAAGCTTGGTCAGGAAAGCTTCACTTCGGGAAGATACTATTGGGAGGTGGACCTTAAGGACAGTGATGAGTGGACTCTAGGCATTTATGAGGTATTGCCAGAGAAGAGTGGTCCACACAAGAAATTCCGAGTATTAGAGAAGAAGGGATGTGAATACAGGGCTCTCACCTTCTGTCTCCAAGATATTTCCTCAGAACAGCATCTCCAGATAGATGAATGTCCACAAAAGATTACAGTTTTCTTAGATTATGAGGACAGTGACATTTCTTTCTACAATATGAATGACGGTAGCCACATCTTCTCATTCAGGCAGGTTTGTGTCTCAGGGTCACTCTATCCTTACTTCAGACTTAAATGCTTGGAGTTTTCCCCAACTGCTCAGTAA